A single region of the Sulfitobacter geojensis genome encodes:
- a CDS encoding DUF3572 domain-containing protein → MQKTQESAETLGLQVLGWLVADEDLMPVFQGSTGVSEADIRARAADPQFLGAVLDFLMMDDAWVIRFCDAHSVPYERIMQARAALPGGEQVNWT, encoded by the coding sequence ATGCAAAAGACGCAAGAATCCGCCGAGACCCTCGGGTTGCAAGTGTTGGGCTGGCTGGTCGCTGACGAAGACCTGATGCCGGTCTTTCAAGGCAGCACCGGTGTGTCTGAGGCCGACATCCGCGCCCGTGCAGCGGATCCGCAATTTCTGGGGGCCGTGTTGGATTTTCTAATGATGGACGACGCTTGGGTTATCCGTTTTTGTGATGCACATTCAGTGCCTTACGAGCGCATCATGCAGGCGCGTGCGGCACTGCCGGGCGGCGAACAGGTAAACTGGACATGA
- a CDS encoding diguanylate cyclase, producing the protein MQGKILIVDAIATNRIVLKVKLKKAYYDVSFAATMDDAVKAVRADLHDLVISAFALPDGNAAELRRVLATSVATDHIPVIAIGHHEDVAQRMAALEAGVHDVLPQPVNETLLLGRVRSLIRAHNTTSEWRMREDTCRALGLAEPETGFEDQCRCVLVSTDTPQLQTFAMHLRPVLRAKLTLSSSATLMSEITIDALPDVFVLVLPENATAAMEDLRLISTLRANASARHTGVIVLQTRPDAGLGAHALDLGADDLMTHGFDAAELALRIKAVMRRKRMGEQLRASVRTGLQAAVFDPLTGLYNRRYAMPHLERISQHASKTERSFAVLLADLDHFKRINDIYGHSSGDAVLVEVSNRLRSSLRSSDMVARIGGEEFLVIMPATNLAEAQKAALRICGDISATSFVVPGSSDPITVTISIGMAIGGGDAQPEQDCQKNGMTLLDEADCALYAAKGRGRNQVKLGRPAA; encoded by the coding sequence ATGCAGGGTAAAATCCTCATTGTCGATGCGATCGCGACGAACCGCATTGTGCTTAAGGTCAAGCTTAAGAAGGCTTATTATGATGTCAGTTTTGCGGCCACCATGGATGATGCGGTCAAAGCGGTGCGCGCCGACCTGCATGACCTTGTGATTTCGGCATTTGCCCTGCCTGATGGAAACGCCGCAGAGCTGCGCCGCGTGCTGGCCACCAGCGTGGCGACAGATCACATACCGGTCATCGCCATTGGCCATCACGAAGATGTCGCACAACGCATGGCCGCGCTGGAAGCGGGCGTGCATGATGTCTTGCCCCAACCCGTCAATGAAACGCTCTTGTTGGGGCGGGTGCGCAGCCTGATCCGCGCACATAACACCACTTCCGAATGGCGTATGCGCGAGGATACATGCCGTGCTTTGGGGCTGGCGGAGCCCGAAACGGGCTTTGAGGACCAGTGCCGTTGTGTTCTGGTCAGCACCGACACCCCGCAATTGCAGACATTCGCGATGCATCTGCGCCCGGTGCTGCGCGCCAAGCTGACCCTCTCCAGCTCGGCAACCCTGATGAGCGAAATCACCATTGATGCTTTACCGGATGTTTTCGTTCTAGTGCTGCCGGAAAATGCAACCGCCGCGATGGAGGATTTGCGCCTGATCTCCACCCTGCGGGCCAATGCCAGCGCGAGGCACACCGGCGTTATTGTCTTGCAAACCCGCCCTGACGCGGGACTGGGCGCCCATGCCCTTGATCTGGGTGCGGATGATCTGATGACCCATGGTTTTGATGCCGCCGAACTGGCGCTGCGCATCAAAGCAGTAATGCGGCGCAAACGGATGGGCGAACAATTGCGGGCCAGCGTGCGCACCGGATTGCAAGCGGCGGTTTTTGACCCGCTGACCGGACTATATAACCGGCGCTACGCCATGCCCCACCTTGAACGCATATCGCAACACGCCAGCAAAACGGAGCGGAGTTTCGCGGTCTTGCTTGCCGATCTGGACCATTTCAAACGAATCAATGACATCTACGGCCATAGTTCCGGCGATGCGGTTCTGGTTGAAGTCAGCAACCGGTTGCGCAGTTCGCTGCGGAGCTCAGATATGGTCGCGCGCATCGGTGGCGAGGAGTTTCTGGTGATCATGCCCGCTACCAATCTGGCCGAAGCACAAAAGGCCGCCTTGCGGATTTGCGGCGATATCTCCGCGACATCCTTTGTGGTTCCGGGTAGTTCGGACCCTATCACAGTCACCATCAGTATCGGCATGGCCATCGGCGGTGGTGACGCCCAACCCGAACAAGACTGCCAGAAAAACGGTATGACATTGCTGGATGAAGCCGATTGTGCCCTCTACGCCGCCAAAGGACGCGGGCGAAATCAGGTAAAGCTGGGCAGGCCCGCCGCGTGA
- a CDS encoding DMT family transporter has product MTQDRPIIGITLMLGFCLLAPLSDAIAKALGTGVPIGQVVMIRFALQALILVPLVWWSGRIWRMQGRVFWLVLLRTVLHILGIATMFTALTYLPLADAVAIAFVMPFFMLILGKFVLNEEVGARRMIACSVGFFGTLLVVQPSFVTIGWPAFLPVLVAANFSLFMLITRQIAKQTDPISLQAVSGIMAIFIMTPLLALGHQWGMPALELAMPDSQQWAMLVALGVLGTAAHLLMTWSLRFAPSATLAPMQYLEIPFATLLGLLIFGEFPNLLACIGIAITIIAGLYVILRERAIARNMAAQELIQAPA; this is encoded by the coding sequence ATGACACAAGACCGCCCCATCATCGGCATCACATTAATGCTCGGGTTTTGCCTGCTTGCGCCGCTTTCCGATGCCATCGCCAAAGCGCTTGGCACGGGTGTGCCAATCGGACAGGTCGTGATGATCCGTTTTGCATTGCAGGCGCTAATCTTGGTCCCGTTGGTTTGGTGGTCAGGCCGGATCTGGCGCATGCAAGGGCGGGTATTCTGGCTGGTGCTTTTGCGGACTGTCTTACACATCCTCGGCATTGCGACTATGTTTACTGCGCTAACCTATCTGCCGCTCGCAGACGCTGTCGCCATTGCGTTCGTCATGCCCTTCTTCATGCTGATCCTTGGTAAATTTGTCCTTAACGAAGAAGTGGGTGCGCGCCGCATGATCGCCTGTTCGGTCGGCTTTTTCGGCACGTTGCTGGTTGTGCAACCCAGCTTTGTCACCATCGGCTGGCCCGCGTTTCTGCCGGTGCTGGTCGCAGCCAACTTTTCGCTGTTCATGCTGATCACCCGCCAGATCGCCAAGCAAACCGACCCGATCAGCCTGCAAGCGGTCAGCGGAATCATGGCGATTTTCATCATGACGCCGCTGCTCGCACTCGGCCATCAATGGGGGATGCCCGCCCTAGAGCTTGCGATGCCTGATTCGCAGCAATGGGCCATGCTGGTGGCTTTGGGCGTGCTGGGCACGGCGGCACATCTCCTGATGACGTGGTCGCTGCGCTTTGCACCATCCGCCACCCTCGCCCCGATGCAATACCTCGAAATCCCGTTTGCAACGCTGCTTGGTCTGTTGATCTTTGGCGAATTCCCGAACCTGCTCGCTTGCATCGGCATCGCAATCACGATCATCGCGGGTCTTTATGTCATCCTGCGCGAGCGGGCCATCGCGCGCAATATGGCAGCGCAAGAGCTGATACAAGCGCCGGCATAA
- a CDS encoding thiamine diphosphokinase, protein MPIFDPIVYSPDPITLVGGGDATPQDLAEALTLAPICVAADGGAALAVRCGVDPVALIGDFDSIAEEDLARIPADRQHRITEQDSTDFDKALCRIAAPVVLGVGFLGGRMDHQLAALHTLAMRCERPCLLMGQEEVICLAPPEIHLPTQAGDVVSLFPLAPVLGHSDGLHWPIQGLAFDPVTRIGTSNRATGPVTLRMDAPAMLLVLPRRIMPALVSALALPYCARWPARAG, encoded by the coding sequence TTGCCCATTTTTGACCCCATTGTTTACAGTCCTGATCCTATCACCCTGGTGGGTGGGGGCGATGCTACGCCGCAGGACCTAGCAGAAGCGTTAACGCTGGCCCCTATTTGTGTTGCTGCAGATGGCGGCGCAGCGCTTGCGGTGCGATGTGGCGTCGACCCGGTGGCCCTGATCGGTGACTTTGATTCGATTGCAGAGGAGGATCTGGCGCGTATTCCCGCAGATCGGCAGCACCGGATCACCGAGCAGGACAGCACCGATTTTGACAAGGCGCTTTGCCGGATTGCCGCACCTGTTGTGCTGGGGGTGGGGTTTCTTGGCGGGCGGATGGATCATCAGCTGGCGGCGTTGCACACGCTGGCGATGCGCTGTGAACGGCCCTGCCTTTTGATGGGGCAAGAAGAGGTTATTTGTCTTGCACCGCCAGAGATCCATTTGCCCACGCAGGCGGGCGATGTTGTGTCGTTGTTCCCGCTTGCGCCGGTTTTGGGGCATAGCGACGGGTTACACTGGCCCATTCAAGGGTTGGCGTTTGATCCGGTGACGCGGATCGGGACGTCGAACAGGGCGACGGGGCCTGTCACCTTGCGGATGGATGCGCCTGCAATGCTACTGGTCCTGCCGCGCCGTATTATGCCGGCGCTTGTATCAGCTCTTGCGCTGCCATATTGCGCGCGATGGCCCGCTCGCGCAGGATGA